The Acidicapsa ligni genome has a window encoding:
- a CDS encoding aldo/keto reductase, whose amino-acid sequence MNQIELGTTGLKAPQIGFGCSALLGRSGRKESLRALGAAWDEGIRFFDTARSYGYGESEALLGEFLRGRRHEAVIATKFGILASSQPAWKRFAKTAARAVLKLAPSAHGVLQKTAASQFAHHQFTLPVLRQSIEESLSKLKVETIDMLFLHAAPASVLEQEDLLDAMARLVKEGKIRVAGLSADPDVVELALDRNLSQLHAMQFPCNVFEISAATSFAARSAGKQALVANHPFGGVARVQQTRAVLQSLSQNQALDSTLRAKLTSGEDSLLADVVLNTILRDTGIHIVIPAMMKLEHIRLNVRAISNSRFTSQEIAQIRQALSASQPTI is encoded by the coding sequence ATGAATCAAATCGAACTTGGAACCACCGGCCTCAAAGCTCCGCAGATTGGCTTTGGCTGTTCCGCGCTCCTCGGTCGCAGCGGTCGCAAGGAATCTCTGCGTGCTCTAGGGGCAGCATGGGATGAGGGCATTCGCTTCTTCGACACCGCTCGCTCTTACGGCTATGGAGAATCGGAAGCTCTCCTCGGCGAATTCCTTCGCGGGCGTCGTCATGAAGCCGTGATCGCCACCAAATTCGGCATCCTCGCATCCTCTCAGCCCGCCTGGAAACGCTTCGCCAAAACTGCCGCTCGCGCCGTGCTCAAGCTGGCCCCTTCTGCTCACGGAGTTCTGCAGAAGACCGCCGCCAGCCAGTTTGCGCATCATCAGTTCACGCTGCCTGTTCTGCGTCAAAGCATCGAGGAGAGCCTGTCAAAACTGAAAGTCGAAACCATCGACATGCTCTTTCTGCATGCCGCCCCGGCAAGCGTCCTCGAACAGGAAGATCTGCTCGATGCCATGGCTCGACTTGTTAAGGAAGGCAAGATTCGCGTAGCCGGGCTCTCTGCCGATCCAGATGTGGTCGAGCTGGCGCTGGATCGCAATCTATCCCAGCTTCACGCCATGCAGTTTCCGTGCAACGTGTTCGAAATCTCCGCAGCCACCAGCTTCGCCGCGCGCTCCGCAGGCAAACAGGCGCTCGTGGCCAACCATCCCTTCGGAGGAGTAGCCCGCGTGCAGCAGACCCGCGCTGTACTGCAATCGCTCTCGCAGAATCAGGCTCTCGATTCTACGTTGCGCGCCAAGCTCACCAGCGGCGAAGACTCACTGCTGGCCGACGTGGTCCTCAACACGATTCTGCGCGACACCGGCATCCACATTGTCATTCCCGCAATGATGAAGCTCGAACATATCCGCCTCAACGTTCGCGCTATCAGCAACTCCCGCTTCACATCCCAGGAAATAGCGCAGATTCGCCAGGCCCTCAGCGCATCCCAGCCCACGATCTAG
- a CDS encoding menaquinone biosynthesis family protein, whose protein sequence is MAQSGDTRTISIAHSPDSDDAFMFYGLATNKIRVPGFRFTHTLCDIETLNRRAIDEAFFDVTAVSFHAYPYIQDQYTLMSCGGSVGEGYGPMVVSSRPLTPEDLTKVKVAIPGTLTTAYLALKIFNPDIETEVVPFDQIIPEIQAGRFEAGLIIHEGQLTYATSGLRKVIDLGVWWREQTGLVLPLGGNAVRRSLGAETLHTVTQALRDSIQHGLDNREQGLEYAMQFARDLDANLANRFVSMYVNERTLSYGADGQEAIRKLLDLGHEKGIIPMAPKVDFVD, encoded by the coding sequence CTGGCGCAGTCAGGCGACACACGCACGATCAGCATCGCGCACAGCCCAGATTCCGACGATGCATTCATGTTCTATGGCCTGGCGACAAACAAGATTCGCGTACCCGGATTCCGGTTTACACACACACTTTGCGACATCGAAACGCTGAACCGCCGCGCAATCGATGAAGCATTCTTTGATGTGACCGCTGTTTCCTTCCACGCGTATCCGTACATCCAGGATCAGTACACGTTGATGAGCTGCGGTGGCAGCGTCGGCGAAGGATACGGACCGATGGTTGTTTCGAGCCGTCCCTTGACGCCTGAAGACCTGACCAAGGTCAAGGTCGCCATTCCGGGAACACTTACCACCGCATATCTTGCGCTGAAGATTTTCAATCCGGATATCGAGACCGAAGTTGTGCCATTCGATCAGATCATTCCGGAGATTCAAGCTGGTCGATTCGAGGCTGGCCTCATCATTCACGAAGGGCAGCTCACCTATGCCACCAGTGGTCTGCGCAAAGTGATCGATCTCGGAGTCTGGTGGCGTGAGCAGACCGGCCTGGTACTGCCTCTGGGCGGCAATGCCGTTCGCCGCAGCCTGGGCGCGGAGACGCTGCACACGGTAACGCAGGCTTTGCGCGACAGCATTCAGCATGGCCTCGACAACCGTGAGCAGGGCCTGGAATACGCGATGCAGTTTGCCCGCGATCTCGATGCCAACCTCGCCAACCGCTTCGTGAGCATGTACGTCAATGAGCGCACGCTGAGCTATGGCGCCGACGGACAGGAAGCTATTCGCAAGCTGCTGGATCTTGGCCATGAAAAGGGCATCATTCCCATGGCGCCCAAGGTCGATTTCGTCGACTAG
- a CDS encoding biotin transporter BioY, with product MNRSFETVAPIAIPAESATVTAMSMLRGAGIVLVASALVGVASHISVPLFFTPVPVTLQPFAVVLLGLLLSPRLALGSLIAYLIEGAAGLPVFTPFGLGGMAQLLGPTGGYLLSYPLVALVVSYLWRKGPRTFSRGVFVAGAGDLLILTLGTIWLGAVTHATPMAAINHAVLPFLPGDALKVLAAAGIASAASRIRMFQK from the coding sequence ATGAATCGCAGCTTTGAAACCGTTGCACCGATTGCCATTCCTGCTGAGTCAGCCACCGTTACGGCAATGAGCATGCTTCGCGGCGCGGGCATTGTGCTGGTCGCGAGCGCACTCGTCGGAGTAGCTTCGCATATATCTGTCCCACTGTTCTTTACACCTGTGCCGGTTACGCTGCAACCCTTTGCCGTGGTATTGCTTGGCCTGCTTCTGAGTCCGCGGCTGGCCCTGGGCTCGCTGATCGCCTATCTGATAGAAGGCGCTGCAGGTTTGCCCGTGTTCACCCCATTTGGGCTGGGCGGTATGGCGCAATTGCTGGGGCCGACGGGCGGCTACCTGCTCAGCTATCCGCTGGTGGCGTTGGTAGTTTCGTACCTGTGGCGCAAAGGGCCACGCACTTTTTCACGCGGAGTTTTTGTTGCAGGAGCCGGAGATCTGCTTATCCTGACATTAGGAACGATCTGGCTGGGAGCGGTAACGCATGCCACACCGATGGCCGCGATCAATCACGCAGTGCTTCCCTTCCTGCCGGGCGATGCGCTCAAGGTTTTGGCTGCCGCGGGAATCGCAAGTGCAGCTTCACGGATTCGGATGTTTCAGAAATAA
- a CDS encoding GMC oxidoreductase, which produces MVGTGPVGMALALEFERLGRDVLVLESGGLALNGPAVDNPAAEASRASIADTRRHAPMELAVCRALGGTSWTWGGRCVPYDDVDFLDRAFVADAHWPVTHDEIRPWYKAATDHMLCGSDTFDFPYSRQLTDGLTVDFVERWAIESRLILLHREKLLNSTHIKLSLNSTVTGFNFSQDGQTIESLAVQTPSDPIRVKARQIILATGGVEATRILLNVQKKAPQYFGGVDGPLGRYYMGHISGKIASIRFDRPADFADLDFKLDVNGSWIRRRFMLTTEAQVENKVLNTAFWPDNPPFYDPGHRSGVLSSVFIALAFPPVGRKLLSEAIRLAHTGPRPYRLAAHLRNAIFGAPKGALDIYRILRDRFLRKPKKPGFLVSNSGGKYALHYHAEQVPNAESRITLSSDPAETDSFGMARAAIDLRFVEQDIDSVIESHNLLDKALRSNGIGHLEFWYSGAKLRERIWDQAADGFHQVGTIRMGTDPKKSVVDPDLKIHGLTNLYIASSAVFPTAGQANSTLLAGAFAMRLAHRLAGHSADSPTSKATL; this is translated from the coding sequence GTGGTCGGCACCGGTCCGGTCGGCATGGCCCTTGCCTTGGAGTTTGAACGGCTAGGCCGCGACGTTCTCGTTCTCGAGTCCGGCGGTCTTGCATTGAATGGCCCGGCAGTCGACAATCCTGCCGCCGAGGCCTCACGCGCATCCATCGCCGACACCCGTCGCCATGCTCCCATGGAGCTGGCAGTCTGTCGCGCCCTTGGCGGAACATCCTGGACATGGGGAGGCCGCTGCGTTCCGTATGACGATGTTGATTTTCTGGATCGCGCATTCGTTGCCGATGCTCACTGGCCTGTAACGCATGACGAGATCCGCCCCTGGTACAAAGCGGCGACGGATCACATGCTCTGTGGCAGCGATACATTCGACTTCCCTTATTCGCGCCAGCTTACCGACGGCCTCACCGTCGATTTCGTAGAGCGCTGGGCCATCGAATCGCGCCTGATTCTGCTCCATCGTGAAAAGCTCCTCAACTCTACCCACATCAAGCTCAGCCTCAACAGCACTGTAACCGGCTTCAATTTTTCGCAGGACGGCCAGACAATTGAGAGCCTGGCGGTGCAAACACCATCCGACCCAATTCGGGTAAAGGCGCGCCAGATCATTCTCGCGACTGGCGGTGTTGAGGCCACCCGTATTCTGCTCAATGTGCAGAAGAAGGCTCCGCAATACTTCGGCGGTGTCGATGGCCCGCTCGGACGCTATTACATGGGTCACATCTCCGGAAAGATCGCCAGTATCCGCTTCGATCGCCCGGCGGACTTTGCCGATCTGGACTTCAAGCTCGACGTAAATGGTAGCTGGATTCGCCGCCGCTTCATGCTTACGACCGAGGCGCAGGTCGAGAATAAAGTGCTCAACACGGCTTTCTGGCCGGACAATCCTCCCTTCTACGATCCCGGCCACCGCAGCGGTGTTTTGTCTTCGGTTTTTATTGCGCTGGCTTTTCCTCCTGTGGGTCGCAAGCTGCTTTCAGAAGCCATTCGCCTCGCGCACACCGGCCCTCGTCCCTATCGCCTCGCGGCGCACCTGCGGAACGCTATCTTTGGCGCGCCCAAGGGAGCACTCGACATCTATCGCATTCTGCGCGACCGCTTCCTGCGCAAGCCCAAAAAGCCGGGCTTCCTCGTCTCAAACAGCGGCGGCAAATATGCTCTCCATTATCATGCGGAGCAGGTTCCCAACGCCGAGAGCCGTATCACGCTGTCTTCCGATCCCGCAGAAACCGATTCCTTTGGCATGGCCAGGGCGGCCATAGATCTCCGCTTCGTCGAGCAGGACATCGACAGCGTCATCGAATCGCACAATCTGCTCGACAAGGCTCTTCGCTCCAATGGAATCGGCCATCTGGAGTTCTGGTACTCAGGCGCAAAGCTTCGCGAACGCATCTGGGATCAGGCCGCAGACGGCTTTCATCAGGTCGGAACAATTCGAATGGGAACCGATCCGAAAAAGAGCGTAGTCGATCCGGACCTGAAGATTCATGGATTGACGAACCTGTATATCGCCTCTTCGGCGGTCTTTCCAACGGCTGGTCAGGCTAACTCGACACTGCTCGCAGGTGCCTTTGCCATGCGCCTTGCCCACCGGCTGGCTGGTCATTCTGCTGATAGTCCGACATCCAAAGCAACCCTTTAA
- a CDS encoding phosphoglucomutase/phosphomannomutase family protein: MTTPIKFGTSGWRAIMADEFTVANVRRAVAGIAAYVKTQPEPHRVLVGRDPRFLGETFVDEAARVLSAAGITPIVIPDAAPTPAIAYAVRQLKTSGAINFTASHNPPLYNGIKFSTHDGAPALPDVTKQIEAAIVALGEGENIPRLKEDNPKFETVEVKDDYLKRLAELVDLKAIADAKLKVVFDPFWGAARGYSCHILRSVGVTVETVHDHRDVLFGNHAPEPDDHLLGDAKAKMKEIGANLVIATDGDADRFGIVDSDGTFIQPNYIIALLFDYLVETRGWKNGVAKSVATTNLINALADYHQVPLFETPVGFKYIGELILEDKIAIGGEESAGLTIRGHVPEKDGVLAGLLVAEMVAKRGKTLGQQLKELFSKVGSFYPVRENFHLTPDAKAKFTEKLKVDPTELGSRKVTAVVRTDGLKLVLDDGSWVCYRLSGTEPVVRAYTESRNEGEMDALSAAAKDFVLS, from the coding sequence ATGACTACACCCATCAAGTTCGGTACCTCTGGCTGGCGCGCCATCATGGCCGATGAATTCACCGTAGCGAATGTACGTCGCGCCGTCGCTGGCATCGCCGCTTACGTCAAGACCCAGCCGGAGCCGCACCGCGTGCTCGTTGGCCGCGATCCTCGCTTCCTCGGCGAAACCTTCGTAGATGAAGCGGCCCGCGTGCTCTCCGCTGCCGGCATCACGCCTATCGTCATTCCAGATGCGGCACCCACGCCGGCGATTGCCTATGCCGTTCGCCAGCTCAAGACCTCCGGCGCGATCAACTTTACCGCCAGCCACAATCCGCCGCTGTACAACGGCATCAAGTTCTCCACGCATGATGGCGCGCCTGCTCTGCCCGATGTGACCAAACAGATTGAGGCAGCCATTGTCGCTCTTGGCGAAGGCGAAAACATTCCGCGCCTGAAAGAGGATAATCCCAAGTTTGAAACCGTTGAAGTCAAAGATGACTACCTCAAGCGGCTCGCGGAGCTGGTCGATCTGAAAGCGATTGCCGACGCCAAGCTCAAGGTAGTCTTCGATCCCTTCTGGGGAGCGGCTCGTGGTTATAGCTGCCACATTCTGCGCAGCGTAGGCGTAACCGTTGAGACTGTCCATGACCATCGCGACGTTCTCTTCGGCAACCATGCTCCTGAGCCCGATGATCACCTGCTGGGCGATGCAAAGGCGAAGATGAAAGAGATTGGCGCCAATCTCGTGATCGCAACCGATGGCGACGCGGATCGCTTCGGCATCGTCGATTCCGACGGCACCTTCATCCAGCCCAACTACATCATCGCCCTGCTCTTCGACTATCTCGTCGAAACCCGCGGATGGAAGAACGGTGTAGCCAAATCCGTTGCCACCACCAACCTCATCAATGCGCTCGCCGATTATCACCAGGTGCCGCTCTTCGAAACTCCCGTAGGCTTCAAATACATCGGCGAGCTCATCCTCGAAGACAAGATCGCCATTGGCGGAGAAGAGTCCGCAGGCCTCACCATTCGCGGTCACGTGCCGGAGAAGGATGGCGTTCTCGCCGGGCTGTTGGTCGCGGAAATGGTTGCCAAACGCGGCAAGACACTCGGCCAGCAACTCAAGGAATTATTTAGCAAAGTAGGTTCCTTCTATCCCGTTCGAGAGAACTTTCACTTGACCCCGGATGCCAAAGCAAAGTTCACTGAGAAGTTGAAGGTAGATCCCACCGAACTGGGCAGCCGCAAAGTAACAGCGGTCGTTCGCACAGACGGTTTGAAGCTCGTTCTCGATGACGGCTCCTGGGTTTGCTACCGGTTATCAGGCACGGAGCCCGTTGTCCGCGCCTACACTGAGTCCCGCAACGAAGGCGAAATGGATGCATTAAGCGCCGCCGCCAAAGACTTCGTCCTCTCCTAG
- a CDS encoding GNAT family N-acetyltransferase translates to MNDTPYTSKCLVRTSTLADMPDITAIYGKFVETSTATFELVAPNQSEMVKRRQAVLDHDLPYLVAELEGYIVGFCYASQFRPREGYRFTIEDSIYVRPDCIGHGVGKMLLTELISQCRAKGGHSMVACICGVNPPSVALHASLGFQQVGLLPEAGNKFGEWLRLLIMQRPL, encoded by the coding sequence GTGAACGACACCCCTTATACGTCGAAATGCCTGGTCCGCACCTCAACTCTTGCGGACATGCCGGATATTACGGCAATTTATGGCAAGTTCGTCGAGACGAGCACGGCGACATTTGAGCTCGTGGCTCCGAACCAGTCGGAGATGGTGAAAAGACGACAGGCTGTTCTGGATCACGATTTGCCCTATCTCGTAGCCGAGCTGGAGGGGTACATCGTGGGCTTTTGTTATGCGTCGCAGTTTCGCCCGCGCGAGGGCTACCGCTTTACGATCGAAGACTCAATCTACGTGCGCCCGGATTGTATCGGTCATGGGGTCGGCAAGATGCTGCTGACGGAACTGATCTCGCAGTGCCGGGCAAAAGGCGGCCACTCCATGGTTGCCTGCATCTGTGGAGTGAATCCGCCCTCGGTTGCGCTGCATGCTTCGCTTGGATTTCAGCAGGTTGGGTTACTGCCGGAGGCTGGCAATAAATTCGGAGAATGGCTGCGACTGTTGATCATGCAGCGTCCTTTGTAG
- a CDS encoding DUF4126 domain-containing protein: MTDSWMYSGLFAIGVLTGLRTLTPIAVFCWMTLLGRVPANVGWGGFAGNKIVVGLFTALAFGELIGDKLPKTPSRTSAPGLTARIIFGGLIAAILASSVGFPEAIGTLLGAVGAVVGTFGGRLVRTRTVAALKCPDLPIALIEDAITIGGSILVCSAFAH; the protein is encoded by the coding sequence ATGACAGATTCATGGATGTACTCAGGATTGTTTGCAATCGGAGTGCTGACCGGGTTGCGGACCCTGACACCGATTGCCGTTTTCTGCTGGATGACATTGCTGGGACGAGTGCCTGCCAATGTCGGCTGGGGCGGGTTCGCGGGAAACAAGATCGTGGTCGGCCTGTTTACAGCGCTTGCTTTTGGCGAGTTGATAGGCGACAAGCTGCCTAAAACTCCCAGCCGAACTTCGGCTCCGGGTTTGACTGCGCGTATCATTTTTGGCGGGCTTATCGCCGCAATTCTTGCATCGTCGGTGGGCTTTCCGGAGGCTATTGGAACGCTGCTGGGAGCAGTTGGCGCAGTGGTAGGAACGTTTGGCGGACGGCTTGTACGCACGCGGACGGTGGCCGCGCTGAAATGTCCCGACCTGCCGATCGCTCTCATTGAAGATGCAATCACGATCGGCGGATCGATTTTAGTTTGTTCGGCGTTTGCTCATTGA
- a CDS encoding FtsB family cell division protein, which produces MPEPQQPVSPKTTQSWWSQPWWSETLNNRRRLGTVTAICVTLVLAWHVVNGRNGLTSWQEKRTENKALTQELDQLTQENAHLRDHVDRLKSDPGAIEFEARERLHYARPNEVIYALPETSGKSPATK; this is translated from the coding sequence ATGCCGGAACCTCAACAACCCGTGAGCCCCAAAACCACGCAGTCTTGGTGGTCACAGCCTTGGTGGTCTGAGACGCTGAACAACCGTCGCCGCCTCGGCACTGTTACGGCAATCTGCGTCACGCTGGTCCTGGCATGGCACGTGGTCAATGGCCGCAACGGTCTCACCAGTTGGCAGGAGAAGCGCACGGAAAACAAGGCTCTTACGCAGGAGCTCGATCAACTCACGCAGGAGAATGCTCATCTGCGCGATCATGTAGACCGGTTGAAATCGGATCCCGGAGCCATCGAGTTTGAAGCGCGAGAGCGCCTGCACTATGCTCGTCCCAATGAAGTAATTTATGCGTTGCCGGAAACCTCCGGTAAGTCGCCGGCGACGAAATAA
- a CDS encoding carbohydrate porin — protein MSQVSRQMLLIPFVFAATLLPGQSLHAQSRTQDSASITAPIDALTISAVVIPDAPQPVVASPASTMAASPVAVSSGSGIAPLHYADMPLFTSLQDSSVPAKAPASADSPVVTIFPHSDSALWWLSGQANIIFQGRPAFHSAYQGVNSFRNSAEYKTSLLGTLYTALRPDHSIRYNTDLILDLESAGGRGLSEALGLAGFTNLDVVRNPNLGSTPYLARYEIHQIIGLTNETTDQQAGPFAVASKVPVRRIELRGGKLTLPDFFDINSVGSDSHLQFMNWTIDNNGAWDYAADTRGYTVGAMAEYDDRIWSVRYGLFGMPVVANGIDMDWAFSRAHGHNGEFELRHGWFKNQKGTSRILFFANRAHMGTYREANEAFLDGEDAKPNIVAHEHFGALKYGFGYNTEQYLSTNLRVFGRFGWNEGQHESYAYTEVDQTVSAGGDYSMAGWNRPSDKFAIAFVSNAIKSDHQEYLKLGGLGFLLGDGNLNYGRENIVESYYTYHAWRGLFYSLDVQHINNPGYNRDRGPAWVGSVRAHVDF, from the coding sequence GTGTCTCAAGTATCTCGCCAGATGTTGCTGATTCCGTTTGTCTTTGCAGCAACATTGCTGCCGGGGCAGAGCCTGCATGCGCAATCGCGTACGCAAGATTCTGCGTCAATAACGGCTCCCATCGACGCTCTTACGATATCGGCCGTGGTGATTCCAGATGCGCCTCAGCCTGTCGTTGCATCGCCAGCATCGACAATGGCGGCATCGCCTGTCGCTGTATCTTCTGGCTCAGGAATAGCGCCGCTGCATTATGCGGACATGCCGCTGTTCACTTCGCTCCAGGACAGCAGTGTTCCGGCAAAGGCACCGGCGTCTGCTGATTCGCCCGTCGTCACGATATTTCCGCATTCCGATTCTGCGCTATGGTGGCTTTCCGGTCAGGCCAACATTATCTTTCAGGGCCGTCCCGCATTCCACTCTGCCTACCAGGGAGTGAACAGCTTTCGGAACTCCGCGGAGTACAAGACTTCCCTGCTTGGTACGCTCTATACGGCGCTTCGGCCCGATCACTCCATTCGCTACAACACGGATCTGATTCTCGATCTTGAAAGCGCAGGAGGCCGCGGCCTCAGCGAAGCGCTGGGTCTCGCGGGCTTTACCAACCTGGACGTTGTCCGCAATCCGAATCTCGGCTCAACGCCCTACCTCGCTCGCTATGAGATTCATCAGATTATCGGCCTTACGAACGAAACCACCGACCAGCAGGCGGGACCATTCGCCGTCGCGTCTAAAGTGCCTGTACGCAGAATTGAACTTCGCGGTGGGAAACTTACGCTGCCTGACTTTTTTGACATCAACAGCGTCGGCTCCGACAGTCATCTCCAGTTTATGAACTGGACGATCGACAACAACGGCGCATGGGATTATGCAGCCGACACGCGCGGCTACACGGTAGGCGCGATGGCGGAGTATGACGACCGCATCTGGTCTGTTCGCTACGGCCTGTTTGGCATGCCCGTCGTGGCTAATGGCATCGATATGGACTGGGCCTTCAGCCGTGCTCATGGGCATAATGGCGAGTTCGAATTGCGTCACGGCTGGTTCAAAAATCAGAAGGGTACTTCGCGCATTTTGTTCTTTGCCAATCGCGCTCATATGGGTACATATCGCGAGGCAAACGAGGCTTTTCTCGACGGAGAAGATGCGAAGCCGAACATCGTTGCGCATGAGCATTTCGGCGCTTTGAAATACGGCTTCGGTTACAACACAGAGCAATATCTCTCGACAAATCTGCGCGTCTTTGGCCGCTTTGGGTGGAACGAAGGCCAGCACGAATCGTATGCTTACACGGAAGTCGACCAGACTGTTTCCGCTGGCGGAGATTACTCCATGGCGGGCTGGAATCGGCCATCCGACAAATTTGCGATTGCTTTTGTTTCAAATGCGATCAAGAGCGATCACCAGGAATATCTCAAGCTCGGCGGACTGGGATTTCTACTTGGCGACGGCAATCTGAATTATGGCCGTGAAAACATCGTCGAGAGTTACTATACGTATCATGCCTGGCGCGGCTTGTTTTATTCACTCGATGTACAACATATCAATAACCCCGGCTACAATCGCGACCGCGGTCCGGCATGGGTGGGGTCAGTCCGCGCTCACGTAGATTTTTAG
- a CDS encoding metal/formaldehyde-sensitive transcriptional repressor has product MSHDEREKIKLLQRIRKLRGQLDAVERALDAKDDCGDQLMLLAAVRGGVNSLMGEVLETHIRFHLTDGSKEKIAPELAEDLIDLVRAYLK; this is encoded by the coding sequence ATGTCGCATGATGAACGGGAAAAAATAAAGCTGCTGCAAAGGATTCGCAAGTTGCGCGGGCAACTCGATGCAGTCGAACGGGCTCTCGATGCCAAGGACGATTGCGGCGACCAGTTGATGCTGCTGGCCGCAGTGCGCGGAGGCGTGAACAGCCTGATGGGCGAGGTGTTGGAGACGCATATTCGCTTTCACCTCACCGATGGTTCAAAGGAAAAAATTGCTCCCGAACTGGCAGAAGATTTGATTGATCTGGTCCGAGCTTACCTGAAGTAG
- a CDS encoding glycosyltransferase — MRLLHVIRTLNPDFGGPTDSVRMFAAAHQRAGNQVEVATLDDPAADFSRIPGGEVHAFGPTKPNYHYEPRLEKWLRENVQRFDGVIVNGIWQYHALAARRAVAGKRPYVVFSHGMLDPYFRTRYPLKHLKKLFYWTLFEHQNLNRAEAVCFTSEEEKRIAGEGFPFRHFKGVVIPYGTIGPPAPPEADPAKQREAFIAAFPALRGKPYLLYLSRIHPKKGCDLLIEAFARTAPPEMQLVLAGPDEVGLRPELDALAARLNVTNRVHWTGTIRGDLKWGAFYGAEAFILPSHQENFGIAVADALACGVIPLISDKVNIAPDIASDGAGIMEPDTLEGTTRLIERFLAMTHDERDAMRARGLDCYQTRYALRNSVQEVYKALGLAPR; from the coding sequence ATGCGATTGCTGCACGTCATCCGCACACTCAATCCTGACTTCGGCGGACCCACAGATTCGGTCCGCATGTTTGCCGCTGCGCATCAGCGCGCAGGCAATCAGGTTGAGGTCGCAACCCTGGACGATCCAGCCGCCGATTTCAGCCGTATTCCCGGCGGTGAAGTACACGCTTTTGGCCCCACCAAGCCGAACTACCATTACGAGCCGCGTCTGGAAAAGTGGCTGCGCGAAAACGTGCAGCGATTTGACGGCGTCATCGTCAACGGCATCTGGCAATATCACGCCCTCGCTGCCCGCCGCGCCGTAGCTGGCAAGCGCCCCTATGTCGTCTTTTCGCACGGCATGTTGGACCCCTATTTCCGCACCCGCTATCCGCTCAAGCACCTCAAGAAGCTCTTTTATTGGACGCTCTTCGAGCACCAGAACCTCAATCGCGCCGAGGCTGTCTGCTTCACCAGCGAAGAAGAAAAGCGCATAGCCGGCGAAGGATTCCCATTTCGCCACTTCAAAGGCGTCGTCATTCCCTATGGAACCATCGGCCCGCCGGCGCCACCGGAAGCTGACCCAGCCAAACAGCGCGAGGCGTTCATCGCAGCTTTTCCTGCACTGCGCGGCAAGCCCTACCTGCTTTACCTGAGCCGCATCCATCCCAAAAAAGGCTGTGATCTACTCATCGAAGCCTTCGCCCGCACGGCTCCGCCTGAGATGCAACTTGTCCTCGCTGGTCCCGACGAGGTTGGTCTTCGTCCCGAGTTGGATGCGCTTGCCGCCCGCCTCAACGTCACCAATCGCGTCCATTGGACGGGCACCATTCGCGGCGATCTCAAGTGGGGAGCGTTCTACGGCGCCGAAGCCTTCATTCTCCCGTCGCACCAGGAGAATTTCGGCATCGCCGTCGCCGACGCGCTGGCCTGCGGAGTCATCCCGCTCATCTCCGACAAGGTCAACATCGCACCTGACATTGCATCGGACGGAGCCGGAATCATGGAGCCCGACACCCTCGAAGGCACCACCCGCCTGATCGAGCGTTTTCTCGCCATGACTCATGACGAACGCGATGCAATGCGCGCCCGTGGGCTTGACTGTTATCAAACCCGCTACGCTCTGCGCAACTCCGTGCAGGAAGTGTACAAAGCGCTAGGTCTTGCTCCCCGCTAA